A DNA window from Siniperca chuatsi isolate FFG_IHB_CAS linkage group LG6, ASM2008510v1, whole genome shotgun sequence contains the following coding sequences:
- the oma1 gene encoding metalloendopeptidase OMA1, mitochondrial — protein sequence MVLLCVNLLRSSRFCSLPAHLTRNFQVCKDAANPLKAAHSVSSQISCRRTSHSVHLRPLLFCSYGGTVRFQIRPKATLPLHSGPVLTQCGHHFHTSARVRALPAPLLWLVLKPLQKLMAIILGRSIRKWWVALPTNRRQLMREWVWQRRWQLAAGAGVAMVIIVLLLLTHLEESPVTGRTRLLVFSRENYMELAALTSEAYMEEFAELLVPVTDPRHQVVERVVQHLAQRNKDIPEVSHVTWSVHVVQSPNINAFVLPNGKVFMFTGMLDAVADVHQLTIVLGHEMAHALLGHSAEQASLSHVVDLLSLILLTAIWAVCPRDSLALLGQWVQDKLSQLMFSRPYSRKLEAEADQVGLELAAKACADVRAGPVFWQQMEIRDQLKGEPTLPEWLSTHPSHRNRFTQLDRLIPQALELRESCVCPALPATDPRAVFSKSVRVLMENAKDQGRGGQEGARKPHLPHRPASLPTGLPAALLAQTALPPSPNVDQESKGPVPFVASELAVAAPVPAAAEREGSQHMVHNTS from the exons ATGGTTTTACTGTGTGTTAATCTTTTGAGGAGCAGTCGCTTCTGTTCCCTTCCTGCACATCTGACACGAAACTTCCAGGTCTGCAAAGACGCTGCAAATCCCCTGAAGGCGGCACACTCGGTCTCCTCTCAGATCAGCTGTCGTAGAACAAGTCACTCTGTTCACCTCAGACCTCTCTTATTCTGTAGCTATGGAGGGACAGTGCGTTTCCAGATTCGTCCCAAAGCCACTTTACCCCTGCACTCTGGTCCTGTCCTGACACAGTGCGGACACCACTTCCACACCTCAGCCCGCGTGAGGGCCCTGCCCGCTCCTCTCTTATGGCTGGTGCTCAAACCTCTGCAGAAGCTCATGGCTATAATACTGGGCAG GAGTATAAGGAAGTGGTGGGTGGCTCTACCAACCAACCGCCGGCAGCTCATGCGCGAATGGGTCTGGCAGCGCCGCTGGCAGCTGGCAGCAGGGGCAGGCGTTGCTATGGTGATTatagtcctcctcctcctgacccACCTGGAAGAGTCCCCGGTGACGGGACGGACCCGCCTCCTGGTGTTTAGCAGAGAGAACTACATGGAGCTGGCAGCTCTGACTTCAGAGGCG TACATGGAGGAGTTTGCAGAGCTGCTGGTTCCAGTCACTGACCCTCGTCACCAGGTGGTGGAGCGGGTGGTGCAGCACCTGGCACAGAGGAACAAGGacatccctgaagtgtctcatGTCACCTGGAGCGTCCACGTGGTGCAAAGTCCCAACATCAACGCCTTTGTCCTCCCG AACGGGAAAGTGTTCATGTTTACGGGGATGCTGGACGCTGTGGCAGATGTTCACCAGCTCACCATTGTCCTGGGACACGAGATGGCTCATGCTTTATTGGGGCACTCT GCAGAACAGGCCAGTCTGTCTCACGTCGTGGACCTCCTGTCCCTTATTCTGCTGACAGCCATCTGGGCCGTGTGCCCTCGAGACAGCCTGGCACTGCTGGGACAGTGGGTACAGGACAAGCTTTCTCAG TTGATGTTCAGCCGTCCTTACAGTAGGAAACTGGAGGCAGAGGCTGATCAAGTCGGATTGGAGTTGGCTGCTAAG GCGTGTGCAGATGTGCGAGCAGGCCCTGTATTCTGGCAGCAAATGGAAATCAGAGACCAGCTGAAGGGAGAGCCCACCCTTCCCGAGTGGCTGTCCACACACCCGTCACACAGGAACAGATTCACTCAGCTGGACCGCCTTATACCACag GCACTGGAGTTGAGGGAGAGCTGCGTCTGCCCTGCTCTTCCTGCTACTGACCCTCGTGCCGTCTTCTCCAAGAGTGTCCGTGTGTTGATGGAAAACGCTAAGGACCAGGGGAGAGGAGGGCAAGAAGGGGCACGTAAGCCCCACCTGCCCCACCGCCCGGCCTCACTCCCCACTGGACTGCCTGCAGCTCTGCTTGCTCAAACTGCCCTTCCTCCTTCCCCAAATGTGGATCAAGAAAGTAAAGGCCCAGTCCCATTCGTAGCTTCAGAGTTAGCTGTAGCAGCCCCTGTCCCTGCTGCTGCCGAGAGGGAAGGATCCCAGCACATGGTGCACAATACCAGCTGA